Proteins encoded within one genomic window of Salipaludibacillus agaradhaerens:
- a CDS encoding chemotaxis protein CheX — translation MNVNHINAVCRATKSIMSSHFGIDISPNKPTAGQGIIPSDDVSVVLGVHGELSGQIICTLDIETAKKIIGTMMGGMTIEAIDDIGWSAIQEFGNWVAGSTATELSKEDCIIDVTPPVVNDGPSTYRSTKKFISVPMDSSIGKIQVHISLSEMQKV, via the coding sequence GTGAACGTTAATCACATCAACGCGGTATGCCGCGCGACCAAATCAATTATGAGTAGTCATTTTGGCATAGATATTAGCCCTAATAAACCGACAGCTGGTCAAGGTATTATACCTTCAGACGATGTTTCCGTCGTATTGGGGGTACATGGCGAATTATCCGGTCAAATTATTTGCACACTTGATATTGAGACAGCTAAAAAGATAATAGGAACGATGATGGGTGGAATGACCATTGAGGCTATTGATGATATTGGTTGGAGTGCAATTCAGGAATTTGGTAACTGGGTTGCTGGTTCAACCGCTACAGAATTGTCTAAAGAAGACTGTATTATCGATGTAACACCCCCAGTTGTTAATGACGGCCCCTCAACATATCGATCAACAAAGAAGTTTATTAGTGTACCGATGGACAGCTCCATTGGAAAAATACAAGTTCACATTTCATTATCTGAAATGCAAAAGGTCTGA
- a CDS encoding ABC transporter permease codes for MDQFLLILYTIVPAALIAATPLLLTALGGLFSERSGIVNIGLEGLMVMGAFAGIVGTLYFESVGLGAASPWLGIIVAIVLGAIFSLFHAVASITLKADQIVSGVALNFLAVGLTVFIVREVFERGQTDTISARIFRTNVPILSDIPIIGPMFFSRIFATTYIAFILAVIVWYVVFKTPFGLRLRSVGEHPMAADTMGIKVNRMRYIGVMLSGAFGGMGGAVYAITTAGNFAGGTIVGQGFMALAALIFGKWHPLGAMGAAIFFGFAQALSISAQQIPGLANVPQVYMLILPYVLTILALAGFVGKAEGPKALSQPYEKGSR; via the coding sequence ATGGATCAATTTTTATTAATCCTGTACACGATTGTACCAGCTGCGTTGATAGCAGCTACCCCTTTACTTCTAACAGCACTAGGCGGGTTGTTTAGTGAACGATCAGGGATCGTCAACATCGGTCTTGAAGGCTTAATGGTTATGGGGGCATTTGCAGGTATTGTCGGCACTCTTTATTTCGAGTCTGTCGGCTTAGGGGCTGCTTCCCCATGGCTTGGTATTATTGTGGCCATTGTATTAGGCGCCATCTTTTCACTTTTTCATGCCGTAGCTTCTATTACATTAAAAGCAGATCAAATAGTAAGTGGTGTGGCATTGAATTTTCTTGCTGTCGGCTTGACCGTTTTCATCGTAAGGGAAGTGTTTGAGCGAGGGCAAACAGATACGATTTCAGCACGTATTTTTAGAACAAATGTCCCAATATTGAGTGATATTCCAATTATTGGACCTATGTTCTTTTCAAGAATATTCGCTACGACATATATTGCCTTTATTCTAGCTGTCATCGTTTGGTATGTCGTATTTAAAACACCATTTGGATTAAGGCTTCGCTCCGTTGGGGAGCATCCTATGGCTGCCGATACGATGGGGATTAAAGTTAATCGAATGCGCTATATTGGTGTCATGCTCAGTGGGGCTTTCGGTGGTATGGGTGGAGCCGTATATGCGATTACAACTGCCGGAAATTTTGCTGGTGGCACAATTGTCGGCCAAGGATTTATGGCATTAGCAGCACTTATATTTGGTAAATGGCACCCTTTAGGTGCTATGGGAGCGGCTATCTTTTTCGGTTTTGCTCAAGCCTTAAGTATATCGGCTCAACAAATACCGGGATTGGCGAATGTACCACAAGTTTATATGCTCATTTTACCTTATGTATTAACGATTCTTGCCCTTGCAGGATTTGTAGGTAAAGCAGAAGGTCCAAAAGCATTGAGTCAGCCTTATGAAAAAGGCAGCAGATAA
- a CDS encoding ABC transporter permease, whose product MTNAIKSKFFGLVIPLIAIGFGFLAGAVIMLVSGNNPIDGYVALFQGVFGDAYYFGETLQRMTPLIFSGLAVAFAFRTGLLNIGVEGQLIVGWFTSVFVGITVEAPMAIHLPLSLLAGALAGALWGFVPGLLKARFQVHEVIVTIMMNYIAMHVVNHFIRNFMLESGQRTAFIHNSSSLSSDYLAALTNFSRLHWGFLIAIGACVLMWFLLWKTKKGFELRSVGYNQHASSYAGMNVNLNIILSMSVSGAFAGIGGAMLGLGTYNYANILPSFTNYGFDGIAVALLGASSSVGIFLSAFLFGGLKEGANNMQGQAGVAPELVEIIIALIIFFVASSYLIRWIYSRLQSSKKEGK is encoded by the coding sequence ATGACCAATGCGATAAAAAGTAAATTTTTTGGATTAGTCATTCCTCTTATAGCCATTGGATTTGGTTTTCTGGCAGGGGCCGTGATTATGCTCGTTAGTGGGAACAATCCAATCGATGGTTATGTAGCACTTTTTCAAGGTGTCTTCGGAGATGCCTATTACTTTGGAGAAACATTACAGCGAATGACCCCGCTTATTTTTTCTGGGTTGGCAGTAGCTTTTGCTTTTAGGACAGGTTTGTTAAATATCGGGGTAGAAGGTCAGCTGATTGTAGGTTGGTTTACGTCAGTGTTTGTAGGAATTACAGTAGAGGCTCCTATGGCTATACACCTCCCGCTTTCTTTATTGGCAGGTGCTCTTGCTGGCGCACTGTGGGGGTTTGTCCCGGGATTGTTAAAAGCACGTTTCCAAGTACACGAAGTGATTGTAACGATTATGATGAATTATATTGCCATGCATGTTGTGAACCATTTTATAAGAAACTTTATGCTGGAGTCTGGTCAAAGAACAGCTTTTATCCATAACTCATCTTCACTTTCTTCAGACTATTTAGCTGCTCTGACGAATTTTTCACGGTTGCATTGGGGGTTCCTTATTGCTATAGGTGCATGCGTGCTAATGTGGTTTTTACTGTGGAAAACGAAGAAAGGCTTTGAACTTCGCTCAGTAGGGTACAATCAACATGCCTCCTCATATGCGGGGATGAATGTGAATTTAAATATCATCTTATCAATGTCTGTGTCAGGTGCATTCGCTGGGATTGGTGGCGCAATGCTCGGTTTGGGAACATACAACTATGCTAATATCCTTCCTTCATTTACTAATTATGGATTTGACGGTATTGCAGTAGCATTGTTAGGTGCTAGCTCTTCAGTTGGTATTTTTCTTTCGGCCTTCCTTTTTGGTGGTTTAAAAGAAGGTGCGAACAATATGCAAGGACAGGCTGGTGTTGCACCAGAGCTTGTTGAGATTATAATTGCGCTCATTATTTTCTTCGTAGCCTCAAGCTATTTAATTCGTTGGATCTATAGTCGACTGCAAAGCAGCAAGAAGGAGGGGAAATAA
- a CDS encoding ABC transporter ATP-binding protein, which produces MEYVIEMNNIRKEFPGIVANDNITLQVKQGEIHALLGENGAGKSTLMNVLFGLYQPEKGDIKVRGEKVNITDPNVANDLGIGMVHQHFMLVQNFTVTENIILGSEPVKRGKIDHRKAAKDVADISDQYGLRVDPNAKIENISVGMQQRVEILKTLYRGADILIFDEPTAALTPQEIKELIQIMKNLIKEGKSIILITHKLKEIMQVCDRCTVIRRGKGIGTVNVAESTENSLAEMMVGREVTFAVDKTDASPKEVVLSVKDLHVQDSRGVDMVNGLNLDVRAGEIIGVAGVEGNGQSELIEAITGLNAPKKGTIHLSGKDITSHKPRKVTESGVGHIPQDRHKHGLVLDFTVGENILLQTYYQKPYTSNGILNYPKMYDKARQLIEEYDVRTPSERTLARALSGGNQQKAIIAREVDRSPDLLIAAQPTRGLDVGAIEFIHKKLVEERDKGRAVLLVSLELDEVLNLSDRIAVIYEGEIVAIVDAKSTNEKELGLLMAGGKKEAGEPQS; this is translated from the coding sequence TTGGAATATGTAATTGAAATGAATAACATAAGGAAAGAATTTCCCGGTATTGTTGCGAATGATAATATTACATTACAAGTTAAACAAGGCGAAATCCATGCACTGTTGGGTGAAAATGGGGCAGGTAAATCCACATTGATGAATGTCTTGTTTGGTTTGTACCAGCCGGAAAAAGGTGACATTAAAGTGCGTGGAGAAAAAGTGAACATTACTGACCCTAATGTAGCAAATGACTTAGGAATTGGTATGGTTCATCAACATTTCATGCTCGTACAAAATTTTACCGTTACTGAAAATATTATTCTTGGGAGCGAGCCAGTAAAAAGGGGTAAGATTGATCATCGCAAAGCTGCAAAAGATGTTGCTGACATTTCTGATCAATATGGGCTTCGCGTTGATCCTAATGCCAAAATTGAAAATATATCTGTAGGCATGCAGCAAAGGGTAGAAATACTGAAGACGTTGTATCGAGGGGCGGATATTCTAATCTTCGATGAACCTACAGCAGCATTAACACCCCAAGAGATTAAAGAACTTATTCAAATTATGAAGAATCTTATTAAAGAAGGAAAGTCCATCATTCTCATTACTCATAAACTAAAAGAAATTATGCAAGTGTGTGACCGTTGTACGGTTATCCGCCGTGGTAAAGGGATTGGTACCGTAAACGTGGCTGAATCTACTGAAAATAGCCTAGCTGAAATGATGGTAGGACGGGAAGTCACATTTGCTGTGGATAAAACAGATGCGTCTCCAAAAGAGGTTGTTTTGTCAGTAAAAGATTTACATGTGCAAGATAGTAGAGGCGTGGATATGGTTAACGGATTAAATCTGGACGTTCGTGCAGGGGAAATCATAGGGGTAGCTGGGGTGGAAGGCAACGGTCAGTCTGAATTGATTGAGGCTATTACAGGACTAAACGCTCCTAAGAAGGGAACGATCCACCTTTCTGGAAAAGATATTACGTCGCATAAGCCGCGTAAAGTGACGGAGTCTGGTGTCGGACACATTCCGCAAGATCGTCATAAACATGGTCTCGTACTTGACTTCACTGTAGGCGAAAATATTTTATTGCAAACGTACTATCAAAAGCCATATACATCTAATGGTATTCTAAATTATCCTAAAATGTACGATAAAGCACGTCAATTAATAGAGGAATATGATGTGAGAACACCAAGTGAACGAACATTAGCAAGAGCACTTTCTGGAGGAAACCAGCAAAAGGCTATTATCGCCCGAGAAGTGGATAGGTCGCCTGATCTTCTGATTGCAGCTCAGCCTACACGGGGACTTGATGTAGGAGCAATCGAATTCATCCATAAAAAACTAGTGGAAGAAAGAGATAAAGGTCGTGCGGTTTTATTAGTCTCTCTTGAGCTTGACGAAGTATTAAATCTCAGTGATCGTATTGCTGTTATTTACGAAGGTGAGATTGTCGCTATCGTGGATGCAAAATCGACAAATGAGAAAGAATTAGGGCTACTTATGGCCGGGGGTAAAAAGGAAGCAGGTGAGCCACAGTCATGA